The Monomorium pharaonis isolate MP-MQ-018 chromosome 5, ASM1337386v2, whole genome shotgun sequence genome includes a window with the following:
- the LOC105832738 gene encoding putative uncharacterized protein DDB_G0282133 isoform X5: MPCDVELNQTREATSSSIARDPPRPVDNSTNSADSVDNRSADDSNDDDLPFTSVRRHDRESSATNDSHSRDELYERLNNVWVGVDERLRGNNSQDPERRINLCYRDLVDQYVTLVRRYFDVSRRNRDTIDRGTDPMDMPEASSSNSEESSNRNESAATESSIRRLRNELNSSAQANNTNLERLQRCQRLLMERSEQEEIGTTLQNLREALNAAAENNSSCLVRLQKLRERLQRQTATLFEHSNNRNSRLQLLRNALNDEIEALNNMEAQFTNTSSRIERLRDEFTMYGILPRNRHIATDPSQVNLSDAEWRALTPNDGQMPSTSSTSAMSSRLQDLESNVFPSTSYSENEERDATWSNANSSENANTSTSRSTGREARRRRFDALNTEDEPPRQRKRKLGYWPNDHVSTLSYLEDSSSSSDEGYSRASTSRNGASNFTVSTHSAFQPNVPKFIAQRANSSQNQEMLTSSSRFDETDRNNLSDNLNNESNEDNIQDNSTSRNARNAQESRSQELGRRQGNSPLLRRVLDVLQILRNLHADRMESNNTTQQVLMDDSENGYWLLEENSNSDSNLDDTNSNTNSSSRRWTSRWIQLDTSSRNSEYNNDSPNSEQTLPTRPLSEDADQNINDGQREQRNQLSPVSANPTRYEQPPLFPFRSLRENQSQRVEQNQTTNTSGSGNSLPQSQISDSSATHTRDSSADAGFVEMSRMVNDPVATRIANVTSCEGGSTTSDNRQQEQPNQDQRNMDDPDLDYVIDPITVGTDNIDPRESSLGVRQGIQLLSRHIDNMHRLCRARLEIVQLCQVRKMWEDLQRQIRSLHVTVRVERRNGDQVEMQRDNSTGNPGPSTSTASSSNESARNFKKALLENYQRESNEGDRDAKSYDENQPSTSSGVTGLERNREDEPTSSTRNIEESTNISLSNLLPSDAELRRMQCRLKLNEMLDGLYARLTSRCQNCDSRVTDAPRAMNDHTYSSLTSDGDVQLPSMSSVVSNIGANSNLPAVTAITTTESEPLPSISSFVSGLDHAGPSRSTQASDTNVDYLVTNDAASNNNRNNDNNVNSEPFTQYPTNQNGTSTRPATFISSSDLSTIRHDRLDRRERFRKYFLNVSLRPLCRRQSLRSQSTNNPFRSCEHIRRPWHLRRNTSQNSGSTSTDNLDVGIDRTRGSNTSEYLQKMILRLELLVRQQRALARNSNRRLNNNNRQSETSRDNDNREMEEIREATRLRARQVLGLMVRSLIQFFEVTRSGNGSQSNVLYEQMYKLYVLLHLALELTDLLLAQLVITRRELESSQYGPFPSDLPVDNQTRSDTRGNNSVDNSLQTESPRRMNDNVPRRNADRERFPRNRSELPSAEELLSARGNNIRYRIMARRLKRLSYGHRRATQIINSFSENQTSNSTTARRSDNGDDNNYDDNAQNEDNRQSTSENALSAEVQSIVERIQSSSSIDNDDRGEARAGVENRTIDAANESRNSNESYRRSYRNATISEPAVRRINESRSPQETESGMHSNESWRNYISYTSSGDEQSARSSHPRPRWTRQYTRGACSSLLERPLHRYSNSDSNNNRRFPHNREGASLRREFNVPELQVNNVPVNDLDNLSNNPRRRQNTPPTPPHTPPPYLINNFLHNAGNRNNDRTNESTDQPGPSWAGQSNNNRTRVLTPTFLTLWRNRVGPTWIPRYTELVNNTGLRMGRGVNPGNGGSGGDDGVGDGRGARGGGGEGVEEGGGTGARAGVGIGTRSRTGAGGGNGNGSRDRDRDGGAGGRGGGRGGRGGGGGGGGGGGQDPGNDDNDYYWDFEHHIPVGIPFNPALEIQSYRVQAWDFSNGDIPDITDSEKNVVVRECKIHNDASIDISTDGKLLATLLQSGRINVTTTLGIYSLQWETLGEKIYSTNIDQTVVSVSISPTQQHLLVGLARRIHVPARPFPMALIYKLMEKQSDDEKNTLSTDPNMELTYDSSDEMLDDNVVSTNAARRNVTANTYRPHRDWRIRMRNELDMDIKRHRESMVLIRELLQSSREVSSYLSLNCIRWAPQPGQGMVYATNTGQLNILQ, from the exons ATGCCTTGCGATGTAGAACTGAATCAAACTAGGGAAGCTACATCTTCAAGTATCGCGAGAGATCCGCCTCGCCCGGTCGACAACTCAACGAACAGTGCAGACAGTGTTGATAATAGGTCGGCAGACGACAGTAATGATGATGATTTACCGTTTACTTCTGTGAGAAGGCACGATCGAGAATCCAGTGCGACAAACGATTCTCATTCTAGAGATGAGTTGTACGAGCGACTAAACAATGTGTGGGTCGGTGTGGACGAAAGGTTGCGCGGTAACAACTCTCAAGATCCGGAGAGGAGAATAAATTTATGCTACAGAGATCTCGTCGATCAATACGTGACGCTCGTAAGACGTTATTTCGATGTTTCTAGACGAAATAGAGATACG ATTGATCGCGGTACTGACCCCATGGATATGCCGGAGGCATCGTCTTCTAATTCCGAAGAGTCCAGTAATAGAAATGAATCGGCGGCAACTGAATCGTCTATACGAAGATTAAGGAACGAATTGAATTCCAGCGCCCAAGCGAATAACACGAATCTGGAGAGATTGCAGCGATGCCAGCGATTATTAATGGAGCGTTCCGAGCAAGAAGAGATCGGGACCACCCTTCAAAATTTAAGAGAAGCTTTGAATGCCGCCGCCGAAAATAATAGCTCATGCTTAGTGCGATTACAAAAATTGCGGGAGAGGCTACAGCGACAGACCGCGACTTTATTCGAGCATTCTAACAATCGTAATTCTCGCCTTCAGCTGCTTCGAAACGCTCTAAACGATGAGATCGAAGCGCTTAACAATATGGAGGCACAATTTACGAATACTAGTTCTAGAATTGAACGATTGCGGGACGAGTTTACGATGTACGGTATTCTGCCGCGTAATCGGCATATCGCGACCGATCCTTCGCAGGTGAATTTAAGTGACGCCGAATGGAGAGCTCTTACTCCGAATGACGGTCAAATGCCCAGCACTAGTTCCACATCAGCAATGTCTTCGAGATTACAAGATTTGGAATCAAATGTCTTTCCTAGCACAAGTTATAGTGAGAATGAAGAGCGTGATGCAACGTGGTCCAATGCTAATAGCAGTGAAAACGCTAATACCTCGACGTCGAGAAGTACTGGAAGGGAGGCGAGGAGAAGACGATTTGACGCCTTAAACACAGAAGACGAACCACCAAGGCAGCGAAAACGTAAATTGGGTTATTGGCCTAATGACCATGTTTCTACATTATCCTATCTtg AGGACAGCTCATCTTCGAGCGATGAAGGTTACTCACGAGCATCGACATCTCGTAACGGCGCATCAAATTTCACAGTTTCTACTCACTCGGCATTTCAGCCAAACGTACCCAAGTTCATTGCTCAACGAGCGAACAGTTCACAAAATCAAGAAATGCTGACTAGTTCTTCCAGATTTGACGAAACAGATAGAAACAATTTAtctgataatttaaataacgaaTCAAATGAAGATAACATTCAGGATAATAGTACGTCAAGAAATGCGCGGAATGCGCAAGAATCGAGATCTCAAGAACTCGGTCGTAGACAGGG aaATTCACCCTTACTCAGGAGAGTGTTAGACGTTCTGCAAATCCTTCGAAATTTGCACGCGGATCGGATGGAGAGCAATAATACTACCCAGCAAGTGTTAATGGATGACTCAGAGAATGGATATTGGTTGCTCGAAGAGAACAGTAATTCCGATTCAAATCTGGATGATACTAACTCTAACACTAACTCGAGCTCTCGTCGGTGGACTAGTCGATGGATACAGCTGGACACTTCTAGCAGGAACTCTGAATATAATAACGACTCACCAAATTCAGAGCAAACTCTACCTACCAGACCCCTTTCGGAGGATGCagatcaaaatattaatgatgGACAGAGAGAGCAAAGGAATCAGTTGTCACCCGTGTCTGCAAATCCTACTCGTTACGAACAACCACCGTTGTTCCCGTTCAGAAGCTTACGAGAAAATCAGTCCCAAAGAGTAGAACAGAATCAAACAACCAATACCAGTGGTTCCGGCAATAGTCTGCCTCAATCGCAGATATCCGATTCGAGTGCAACGCATACGAGAGATTCAAGCGCAGACGCGGGATTCGTGGAAATGTCGAGAATGGTTAACGATCCTGTTGCAACGAGAATCGCTAATGTAACTAGCTGTGAGGGCGGATCGACAACAAGTGACAATAGGCAGCAGGAACAACCGAATCAAGATCAACGAAACATGGATGATCCGGATCTCGATTATGTTATAGATCCGATAACGGTCGGTACCGATAATATAGATCCAAGAGAAAGTTCATTAGGAGTTCGGCAAGGGATTCAGTTACTTAGTCGTCATATTGACAACATGCATCGCTTGTGTCG agCACGCTTGGAAATAGTTCAGCTATGTCAAGTACGTAAAATGTGGGAAGATCTacaacgacaaatacgatcgTTGCACGTGACAGTCCGCGTGGAGAGACGGAATGGTGATCAGGTAGAAATGCAGCGAGATAATTCTACCGGCAATCCTGGTCCGTCAACGTCGACTGCGAGTTCGTCAAATGAATCTGCGAGAAATTTCAAGAAAGCGCTTTTGGAGAATTATCAGAGAGAAAGTAACGAGGGCGATCGTGATGCAAAATCGTACGATGAGAATCAACCATCAACGTCGAGCGGAGTGACCGGTCTCGAGAGGAATCGTGAGGACGAGCCGACATCCAGTACTCGCAATATCGAAGAGAGTACCAATATAAGTTTATCAAATCTGTTACCGAGCGACGCCGAGTTACGGCGAATGCAGTGTCGTCTCAAACTGAACGAGATGCTGGACGGTTTATACGCGCGGCTGACATCACGTTGTCAGAATTGCGATTCTCGCGTCACCGACGCACCGCGGGCGATGAATGATCACACATATTCCAGTTTGACATCCGACGGTGATGTGCAGTTGCCTAGTATGTCCAGTGTCGTGTCGAATATCGGAGCTAACTCGAATCTGCCAGCAGTCACTGCGATAACGACGACCGAGTCAGAGCCGTTGCCAAGCATCTCGAGTTTCGTCAGCGGTCTCGATCATGCCGGCCCTAGCAGATCCACCCAAGCGTCAGATACGAATGTTGATTATCTCGTGACTAATGATGCAGCCAGTAATAACAATAGGAATAACGATAATAACGTCAATTCTGAGCCTTTCACACAATATCCAACAAACCAAAATGGGACTTCAACTCGTCCTGCGACTTTCATATCGTCATCCGATTTGTCTACCATCAGACATGACAGACTTGATCGACGTGAAAGATTtcg aaagtattttttaaatgtgtcgTTGAGACCGCTTTGTCGTAGACAAAGCCTCAGGTCTCAATCCACTAATAATCCATTTCGTTCTTGCGAGCATATTAGAAGACCATGGCATTTACGCAGGAACACGTCCCAGAATAGTGGCAGCACTAGTACCGATAATTTAGATGTGGGTATTGATAGAACGCGAGGCTCAAATACATCTGAATATTTGCAGAAGATGATCCTACGACTGGAATTGTTAGTTCGACAACAAAGGGCCTTGGCTCGTAACAGTAATAGAAggttgaataataataaccgCCAATCGGAAACTAGTAGGGACAATGATAATCGAGAGATGGAAGAGATTCGTGAAGCCACAAGATTAAGGGCTAG acaaGTACTCGGCTTGATGGTGCGTTCTTTAATCCAATTCTTTGAAGTGACGAGATCAGGAAATGGTTCTCAAAGCAATGTTCTTTATGAACAGATGTACA AGTTGTACGTATTGTTACATCTGGCACTAGAACTGACAGATTTATTGCTGGCACAGTTGGTAATAACAAGACGAGAGCTGGAATCTAGTCAATATGGACCTTTTCCTTCCGATTTACCGGTCGACAACCAAACCAGAAGCGACACGCGCGGTAATAACAGCGTCGACAATAGTTTGCAGACGGAAAGCCCGCGTCGTATGAATGATAATGTGCCGAGGCGAAACGCGGACAGAGAGAGGTTTCCGAGAAACCGCAGTGAATTGCCAAGTGCAGAGGAACTCCTCTCGGCACGCGGAAATAATATACGTTATCGCATTATGGCGCGACGATTAAAGCGGTTATCTTACGGTCATCGACGAGCAACTCAAATCATTAACAGTTTTTCCGAAAATCAAACCAGCAATTCAACGACAGCTAGACGTAGCGATAACGGTGACGATAACAATTATGACGATAATGCGCAAAACGAAGATAATCGGCAATCAACTTCTGAAAACGCTCTATCGGCGGAAGTGCAAAGTATCGTGGAGAGAATCCAAAGTAGCAGCTCGATCGACAATGACGATCGCGGCGAGGCCAGAGCAGGAGTCGAGAATCGTACGATAGACGCTGCAAACGAGTCACGAAACTCGAACGAGAGCTATCGACGAAGTTACAGAAATGCTACGATATCCGAACCAGCGGTGAGACGTATCAACGAATCAAGGAGTCCACAGGAGACCGAGTCAGGTATGCATTCCAACGAGAGCTGGAGAAACTACATTTCTTACACTTCGTCGGGAGATGAACAAAGCGCTCGATCATCGCATCCGAGACCGCGTTGGACTCGCCAATACACGCGGGGTGCGTGTTCGTCGTTGCTCGAGCGTCCTTTGCACAGATACAGCAATTCCGACTCGAATAACAATCGCAGATTCCCTCACAATAGGGAAGGCGCATCTCTTCGACGAGAATTTAATGTTCCCGAACTACAGGTGAATAACGTGCCTGTGAACGATCTGGATAATCTGTCCAATAATCCACGAAGAAGACAGAACACACCACCAACTCCGCCACATACACCTCCACCATATTTAATCAACAATTTTCTCCATAACGCCGGTAATAGGAACAACGATCGTACAAATGAGTCGACAGATCAGCCTGGACCAAGTTGGGCTGGACAGTCGAACAATAATAGAACTCGG GTATTGACACCAACGTTTCTAACATTATGGCGCAATCGGGTTGGGCCCACTTGGATTCCTCGTTACACTGAATTGGTGAATAATACAGGATTACGAATGGGAAGAGGTGTAAATCCAGGTAATGGTGGTAGCGGTGGTGATGATGGGGTAGGCGATGGAAGAGGTgcaagaggaggaggaggagaaggagtagaagaaggaggaggaacTGGAGCTAGAGCTGGAGTTGGAATTGGAACTAGATCTAGAACTGGAGCTGGAGGTGGAAATGGAAATGGAAgtagagatagagatagagatgGAGGAgcaggaggaagaggaggaggaagaggaggaagaggaggaggcggaggaggaggaggaggaggaggacagGATCCAGGAAATGATGACAATGATTATTATTGGGACTTTG AACATCATATTCCTGTGGGAATACCATTCAATCCAGCATTGGAAATTCAGAGTTATCGTGTTCAAGCATGGGACTTCTCCAACGGTGACATACCTGATATTACAGAtt cTGAGAAAAACGTCGTGGTGCGCGAATGTAAGATTCATAACGATGCCAGTATTGATATATCTACGGATGGGAAATTGTTAGCAACGCTTCTGCAGTCGGGTCGTATTAACGTGACAACCACGTTAG GTATCTACAGCCTGCAGTGGGAAACACTGGGAGAAAAGATTTACTCGACTAATATTGATCAAACGGTAGTATCTGTCTCGATATCGCCTACACAACAGCATCTTTTGGTAGGTTTGGCACGTAGAATTCATGTACCCGCTAGGCCTTTTCCGATGGCTTTGATTTACAAGCTAATGGAGAAACAATCCGATGACGAGAAGAACACTTTGTCGACGGATCCGAATATGGAGTTGACATACGATTCTTCTGACGAGATGCTTGATGATAACGTTGTTTCTACAAATGCTGCGAGGCGTAATGTTACAGCCAACACTTACAGACCGCACAGAGACTGGCGGATTCGGATGAGAAATGAACTCGATATGGACATCAAACGTCACAGGGAGAGCATGGTGCTTATCCGGGAGTTGTTGCAAAGCAGTCGGGAGGTCTCGAGTTACCTCAGTCTAAATTGCATCAGATGGGCGCCACAACCGGGCCAGGGGATGGTTTATGCGACGAATACCggacaattaaatattctgcAGTGA
- the LOC105832739 gene encoding cyclin-Y translates to MGNKNSCCVYSSPQVGRKEVGPECATRNLEERLPEGGISVNNLQHISEREPEDWDSDPSLHPCAGTIFMERSKQAIENGMVRKKSQHQIADTRPLKKSSSCSTIYLDDSTVSQPNLKNTVKCVALAVYYHIKNRTSQRQIDIFDEKLHPLTRDGVSDDYDKHNPEHKQIYKFIRTLFNAAQLTAECAIITLVYLERLLTYAEIDITPANWKRIVLGAILLASKVWDDQAVWNVDYCQILKDITVEDMNELERQFLEMLQFNINVPSSVYAKYYFDLRTLAEANELTFPSEPLSKEKAQKLEAMSRVYEDKVTAEALRTGIKKWSSLDNVCIGGPRRSIAILS, encoded by the exons ATGGGGAACAAGAATAGCTGTTGCGTCTACTCCAGTCCACAGGTCGGGCGCAAGGAGGTGGGGCCTGAGTGTGCCACGCGCAACCTGGAAGAGCGCTTGCCGGAGGGTGGGATTAGcgttaataatttgcaacatATCAGTGAACGCGAGCCAGAGGACTGGGACTCCGATCCGTCGTTGCATCCATGTGCTGGGACTATCTTCATGGAGCGTTCCAAGCAAGCTATCGAGA ATGGCATGGTGAGGAAAAAGAGTCAACATCAAATAGCAGACACAAGGCCTTTGAAGAAGAGCAGCAGCTGTAGTACAATATACTTAGACGACAGTACAGTTTCGCAACCTAACTTAAAGAATACCGTCAAATGCGTTGCCTTAGCcgtttattatcatattaagAATAGAACCTCGCAGCGacaaattgatatatttgatGAGAAACTGCATCCATTAACg AGGGATGGTGTTTCTGATGATTATGACAAACATAATCCGGAGCATaagcagatatataaatttataaggaCATTGTTTAACGCCGCTCAGCTTACCGCTGAATGTGCCATTATAACGTTGGTTTACCTTGAACGCCTACTTACTTACGCGGAAATAGATATAACACCAGCCAATTGGAAACGTATAGTGCTAGGAGCTATTTTATTGGCATCTAAAGTTTGGGACGATCAGGCGGTGTGGAATGTGGATTACTGTCAAATACTGAAAGATATTACAGTAGAAGACAT gAACGAATTAGAGAGACAATTTCTGGAGATGCtgcaatttaacataaatgttCCTTCGAGTGTATATGCCAAATATTACTTTGATCTTCGTACACTCGCAGAAGCAAACGAATTAACATTCCCTAGTGAACCCCTTAGTAAGGAAAAGGCGCAGAAGCTTGAAGCTATGTCCAGAGTTTATGAGGATAAGGTCACGGCTGAGGCTCTACGTACTGGTATTAAAAAGTGGTCCAGCTTGGACAACGTGTGCATAGGCGGACCTAGGCGTAGCATCgctattttatcttaa